A portion of the Juglans microcarpa x Juglans regia isolate MS1-56 chromosome 1D, Jm3101_v1.0, whole genome shotgun sequence genome contains these proteins:
- the LOC121265448 gene encoding perakine reductase-like, whose amino-acid sequence MAEKSHIQIPRVKLGSQGLEVSKLGFGSGGLSGILNAPLSHEDGCSVIKEAFHRGITLFDTANVYGENHHNEIMIGKALKQLPREKIQIATKFGITIAADGQIGVKCTPEYARQCCEESLKYLDVDYIDLYYQHRVDSSVPIEDTMEELKKLVEEGKIKYIGLSEASVDTIRRAHAVHPITALEMEYSLWTREIEDEIIPLCRELGIGIVAYSPLGHGFFGGKAIVESLPTESFLAVHPRFTGENLEKNKLLYARLSELAAKHGCTPPQLALAWILHQGDDIIPIPGTTKVKNLDNNIGSLALKLTPEDLKEISGAVPINEVEGERETAVFAQYAWKVANTPPK is encoded by the exons ATGGCGGAGAAGTCCCATATCCAAATTCCAAGAGTGAAACTTGGCAGTCAGGGACTTGAG GTTTCTAAATTGGGGTTTGGAAGCGGCGGACTTTCTGGAATATTGAATGCTCCTCTTTCACATGAAGATGGATGCTCCGTTATAAAGGAAGCCTTTCATAGGGGTATAACCTTATTTGATACAGCAAATGTTTATGGAGAGAATCACCATAATGAGATCATGATTGGCAAG GCTCTGAAGCAGCTTCCTcgagaaaaaattcaaatagcTACCAAATTCGGGATTACTATTGCGGCGGATGGTCAAATTGGCGTCAAGTGTACCCCTGAATATGCACGACAATGCTGTGAAGAAAGTCTCAAGTATCTTGATGTGGACTACATCGATCTTTACTATCAGCACCGTGTGGACTCCTCAGTGCCAATAGAGGATACT ATGGAGGAGCTGAAGAAGCTGGTGGAGGAAGGAAAGATAAAATACATTGGGCTATCAGAAGCTAGTGTAGACACAATAAGAAGAGCTCATGCGGTTCATCCCATCACTGCCTTAGAGATGGAGTATTCCTTGTGGACCCGTGAAATCGAAGACGAGATAATTCCACTTTGcag AGAGCTTGGAATTGGGATAGTGGCATATAGCCCTCTTGGTCATGGGTTCTTCGGCGGGAAAGCAATCGTGGAAAGCTTGCCTACTGAGAGCTTCCTG GCTGTGCATCCAAGGTTCACGGGGGAGAATTTGGAGAAGAACAAACTTCTATATGCCCGATTATCCGAACTGGCAGCAAAGCATGGCTGCACTCCCCCTCAGCTAGCTCTGGCTTGGATTCTCCATCAAGGGGACGATATAATCCCAATCCCTG GTACAACTAAGGTTAAGAATCTTGATAACAATATTGGATCCTTGGCATTGAAGCTCACACCAGAggatttaaaagaaattagtGGCGCTGTGCCCATCAATGAAGTTGAAGGTGAAAGAGAAACTGCGGTGTTTGCTCAATATGCCTGGAAGGTTGCAAATACCCCACCAAAGTAA
- the LOC121265458 gene encoding dymeclin-like, with protein sequence MGSVPSTPLKSDNARPQDTAEHLIGTFVGEKSFPISSDFWQKLLELPLNLRWPAHRVLQACELLAQNNQYTRHLAKILIHLSWCLQECISASGAPSGAYDKAVNAVYISSVFLKHLIESGKSDDIEELYLFLDVKEPIPKDFIQDESIENLVMHTVLSFIGSVDVSPNTYLLHLELLNFMLIAMSTQLLCGPSPGPKDVNPFIDAAIVQDNSLVSLVVHKLLLNYISQPGMPFKSSSYSIFYEGSQPSVLQRVGSAAANFVLLPLSYLGSSRGEGSRSPLVDCSLLVLLVLIHYHKCVVSNESITDLSVDGHTSDSLLKENTYFSDNPYCKALENATDFEFDRIDVEGNAYTDPVVRLPFASLFDTLGMCLADEAAVLLLYSLLQGNSDFLEYVLVRTDLDTLLIPILEALYDAPRKTPNQIYMLLIILLILSQDLSFNASIHKLILPGVPWYKERLLHQTSLGSLMVIILIRTVQYNLSKLRDVYLHTTCLATLANMAPHVHRLSSYASQRLVSLFYMLSRKYNKLAELRDDRMHLAKGSNSLTEDMSTELHIYTDFLRLVLEILNAILTHALPRNPEVVYAIMHRQEVFQPFKHHPRFNELLENIYTVLDFFNSRMDAQSMHGEWSVDKVLQVIVINCRSWRGEGMKMFTQLRFTYEQESHPEEFFIPYVWQLVLSRCIFSFNSGAINLFPVDPPVEIQENDGMVSSKHQNGELSVHGLLLDP encoded by the exons ATGGGGTCTGTGCCTTCAACTCCGCTCAAGAGCGACAACGCCCGGCCACAGGACACCGCTGAGCATCTGATCGGAACCTTCGTCGGCGAGAAATCGTTCCCTATCTCCTCTGATTTCTGGCAGAAACTCCTCGAGCTCCCTCTCAACCTTCGCTGGCCCGCCCACCGTGTTCTCCAGGCCTGCGAGCTTCTCG CGCAAAATAACCAATACACGAGGCATCTGGCAAAGATTTTAATCCATCTTTCATGGTGCTTGCAAGAGTGCATTTCAGCTTCCGGTGCTCCGTCAGGTGCATACGATAAGGCTGTTAATGCTGTCTACATCTCATCTGTTTTCTTAAAGCACTTGATTGAAAGTGGCAAAAGCGATGACATTGAGGAGTTGTATCTCTTCCTAGATGTAAAGGAACCCATACCAAAGGATTTTATCCAAG atgaAAGCATCGAGAATTTGGTTATGCATACAGTGCTTAGCTTTATTGGCTCAGTAGATGTGAG TCCCAACACATACCTCCTACATTTGGAGCTGCTTAATTTCATGCTGATTGCAATGTCAACTCAGCTTCTTTGTGGACCATCTCCGGGACCAAAAGACGTTAACCCGTTTATTGATGCAGCAATTGTTCAG GATAACTCTTTGGTTAGTTTGGTTGTGCACAAACTACTGCTGAATTACATCTCACAACCTGGCATGCCCTTCAAAAGTTCATCATATTCCATATTTTATGAAGGAAGTCAGCCTAGTGTTTTACAAAGAGTTGGCTCTGCAGCTG CAAATTTTGTCTTGTTACCATTGAGTTATTTGGGCAGTTCAAGAGGTGAAGGCTCAAGAAGTCCATTGGTAGACTGTAGTCTACTTGTGCTTCTTGTGCTCATTCATTATCATAAATGTGTTGTGAGCAATGAGTCCATAACAGATTTGAGTGTTGATGGTCATACTTCAGATTCTCTTCTGaaagaaaatacatatttttctgACAACCCTTACTGCAAGGCCTTGGAGAATGCAACAGATTTTGAAT TTGACCGTATAGATGTTGAGGGCAATGCATATACTGATCCAGTTGTGAGGTTACCGTTTGCTTCTTTGTTTGATACTCTTGGCAT GTGCTTGGCTGATGAGGCTGCTGTCTTATTGCTTTATTCACTGCTGCAAGGGAACTCTGACTTTTTGGAGTATGTTTTGGTGCGAACTGATTTGGATACATTG TTGATTCCCATTTTGGAGGCTTTATATGATGCTCCTAGGAAGACGCCCAATCAAATCTACATGTTACTCATTATACTTCTAATACTCAGCCAGGATTTGTCATTTAATGCAAGCATTCATAAGCTG ATATTGCCTGGTGTTCCATGGTACAAAGAACGCCTCCTTCATCAGACATCTCTTGGTTCCCTGATGGTCATTATTCTCATAAGGACTGTGCAATATAATCTCTCTAAGCTGAGG GATGTTTATCTTCATACAACCTGTCTAGCTACATTGGCTAATATGGCACCTCATGTCCACCGTTTAAGTTCATATGCATCACAGAGGCTGGTCAGCCTTTTCTATATGCTCTCACGCAA GTATAACAAATTAGCGGAGCTAAGAGATGATAGGATGCATCTAGCCAAAGGCAGCAACAGTCTTACTGAAGATATG TCGACAGAGTTGCATATATATACTGACTTCCTGAGACTTGTTcttgaaattttaaatgcaatttTGACTCATGCCCTGCCACGGAATCCTGAG GTTGTATATGCGATAATGCACAGACAGGAGGTCTTCCAGCCATTCAAGCATCATCCACGCTTCAACGAGCTGCTTGAAAACATTTATACT gtattagatttttttaatagtcgCATGGATGCACAATCAATGCATGGTGAATGGTCAGTCGATAAAGTACTGCAAGTCATAGTTATTAACTGCCGCTCTTGGCGGGGTGAGGGGATGAAG ATGTTTACACAACTACGCTTCACATATGAACAAGAGAGTCATCCCGAAGAGTTCTTTATTCCATATGTGTGGCAGCTAGTTTTATCCCGTTG TATATTCAGCTTCAATTCAGGAGCCATAAACTTGTTTCCAGTTGATCCACCTGTAGAA ATACAAGAGAATGACGGAATGGTATCAAGTAAGCACCAAAATGGAGAGTTGAGCGTGCACGGACTTCTTCTCGATCCATAG
- the LOC121241510 gene encoding heat stress transcription factor A-6b-like, with translation MYPQGRVKEEFPAGASSSFFSDTAPSMKIPPPQPREGLHGTGPPPFLTKTYDIVDDPSTNHIVSWSRGNNSFVVWDSQSFAMSLLPRYFKHNNFSSFVRQLNTYGFRKVDPDRWEFANEGFLRGRKHLLKTIKRRKTPQPHASQQALNTCVEVGRFGLDGEFDWLRRDKQVLMVELVKLRQQQQNTRTYLQAMEDRLRKTELKQQQMMSFLTRAMQNPNFLQQLVQQHRRKELEEAVNKKRRRTIDQGPTSNLEVGELSEFERQDHGDMSEFEASELEELAMSMQGLGGSQNNPEEEHIEKEEEHESRDHKDFEEVFWENLLNEANI, from the exons ATGTATCCTCAAGGTCGAGTGAAGGAGGAATTCCCTGCAGGAGCAAGCAGCTCGTTCTTTTCGGACACGGCGCCATCTATGAAAATTCCTCCTCCTCAACCAAGGGAGGGACTCCATGGCACAGGTCCTCCACCTTTCCTTACCAAAACGTATGACATCGTCGACGATCCCTCCACAAACCATATCGTTTCTTGGAGTAGAGGGAACAACAGCTTTGTTGTTTGGGATTCCCAGTCCTTTGCTATGAGTCTTCTCCCCAGATACTTCAAGCACAACAATTTCTCAAGCTTTGTCAGGCAGCTCAATACTTAT GGCTTTAGGAAGGTTGATCCTGATAGGTGGGAGTTTGCCAATGAAGGGTTTCTTAGAGGACGCAAGCATCTTCTAAAGACTATTAAGAGGAGGAAGACACCTCAGCCCCATGCTTCACAGCAGGCTCTGAACACTTGTGTTGAAGTTGGACGGTTTGGATTAGACGGAGAATTTGATTGGTTGAGGCGTGACAAGCAGGTTTTAATGGTGGAACTGGTGAAGCTTCGACAGCAACAACAGAATACTAGAACTTACCTCCAAGCAATGGAGGATAGACTTAGAAAGACAGAGCTCAAGCAGCAACAGATGATGAGTTTCTTGACAAGAGCAATGCAGAATCCCAACTTTTTACAACAATTAGTTCAGCAGCACAGACGAAAAGAGCTCGAGGAAGCGGTGAATAAGAAGAGAAGGCGAACTATTGATCAAGGGCCTACTAGTAACCTTGAAGTTGGCGAACTGTCAGAGTTTGAGCGTCAGGATCACGGCGACATGTCGGAGTTTGAAGCTTCAGAGCTGGAAGAACTTGCTATGAGCATGCAGGGACTAGGTGGAAGCCAAAATAACCCTGAGGAAGAACATatagagaaagaagaggaacaCGAAAGTAGAGATCATAAGGACTTTGAGGAGGTGTTCTGGGAAAATCTGTTAAATGAGGCTAATATCTAA